ACGGCCGAGTCCGGCGGCCGGGCCACCGCCGTGGCGCTGGAGGGTGGGGCCGAGGTGGCGGCGGCGGCTGTCGGGGCGGGGGAGATCGGCCCGCTACCGCCCGCGGACGCCCTGGCCCTCATGGCCTGGTGCGGGGCCAGCGGGGGGGCCCACGGCCGGCGGCGGGGCATGGCGCCCGGCCGCTTCGGCGCCTGGTGGGCGGTCGCAGCCGCGGCCGGACTGCTCGACGAGTGGCCGGCCGACCCCGACCGGATGGGCGCGGCCGTGGCCCGCCTCGGCTTCTGGGGCTTCCAGCCCCAGGGCCGCCCCACCGGGTGGCGGCTCGGCCTGGTGATCGCCAACCCCGACCTCGACCGGTCGTGGGCCATCTCGGCGCGCGACCCCGCCTAGTCGCGGCGACGGACCCCAGTCCCGCCGGCGCCCGCTCACTCCGGCGTCAGGGACTCCCCAGGACCCTGCTGGTGTAGGCGTTGGCAAAGCGGCCGTCGGGGTCGGTCCGCTCCCGCGCCGCCTGGAACTCCTCCCACCGGGGATACACCGGCTGCAGCGAGGCGGCGTCGCGGAAGTGCAGCTTGCCCCAGTGGGGCCGCCCCTCGAGAGGCGCCATGATCGCCTCCACCCCGCGGAAGTACTGGTCGTAGGACAGGCCCCGGTACATGTGCACGGCGATGTAGCAGCTCTCCCGGCCCTGGCTGGTCGACAGGGGGATGTCGTCGGGAGCGGAGAAGCGCACCTCGACCGGGAAGCTCACCATCAGCCCGGCGTCGGCGACGAAGGCGCGCAGCTGGTTGAGGGCGTTGGCGCACTCCGCACGCGGGATCGAGTACTCCATCTCGCAGAACCGCACGAACCGCGGCGTGGTGAACACCTGGTCGCTGCGCGCCACGTACTCGCGCGTGCCGCTGCCCGGCACGGCGGTGGCCAGGCGCGGCGTCCACTCCGGCCGGAGCCGGCCCAGCCGGCACACCGCCCCGAACGCCAGGTTCTCGAGGACGATCTGCTCGTAGAACTCGCGCGTCCGGCTGCGCCCGCCGGGCGGCCGGCCCGTGCGGTTGTTGGCCTTGGTCAGGGCCCAGCCGGTGTGGGGCACCCAGTAGAACTCGAAGTGGTCGTTGCCGTCGACGTGCTCGTCGAGCGACGACAGCACGTCGTCGACCCGCATCGGGCTCTCGACGGCGTGGAGGTTGAAGGTGGGAACGCACTGCAGGGTGACGGTCGATATCAGCCCCAGGGCGCCGAGCCCGATGCGGGCGGCGGCGAACAGCTCGGGCTCCTCGTCGGCCGAGCAGGTGAGCACCGAGCCGTCCCCGGTGACCAGCTCCATCCCCACGACCTGCGCCGCCAGCCCGCATAGCCGGGCACCCGTCCCATGGGTCCCGGTCGAGACCGCC
This genomic window from Acidimicrobiales bacterium contains:
- a CDS encoding D-arabinono-1,4-lactone oxidase encodes the protein MAAARWVNWGGNQRCAPVRVARPTSLSDLVEVVKTAASDGATVKPVGSGHSFTDIACTNGVQVRLDRYDQVVSVDRDRARVTVQSGITIRRLGEELAALGLGMPNLGDVGYQTISGAVSTGTHGTGARLCGLAAQVVGMELVTGDGSVLTCSADEEPELFAAARIGLGALGLISTVTLQCVPTFNLHAVESPMRVDDVLSSLDEHVDGNDHFEFYWVPHTGWALTKANNRTGRPPGGRSRTREFYEQIVLENLAFGAVCRLGRLRPEWTPRLATAVPGSGTREYVARSDQVFTTPRFVRFCEMEYSIPRAECANALNQLRAFVADAGLMVSFPVEVRFSAPDDIPLSTSQGRESCYIAVHMYRGLSYDQYFRGVEAIMAPLEGRPHWGKLHFRDAASLQPVYPRWEEFQAARERTDPDGRFANAYTSRVLGSP